From the genome of Elusimicrobiaceae bacterium, one region includes:
- the rplT gene encoding 50S ribosomal protein L20, protein MRIKFSVPRHARKKKLLRAASGYYGDKSRRLRMATQQLGKSWVHSYVDRRDKKHTYRQLWITRINAAVREEGLSYSKFINGLTKAGITLNRKMLSEMAIKDPVSFKQLVDVAKKA, encoded by the coding sequence ATGAGAATTAAATTCAGCGTTCCCCGGCACGCCCGGAAGAAAAAATTATTAAGAGCCGCCAGCGGCTATTACGGAGATAAATCCCGTCGTTTACGTATGGCTACCCAGCAATTGGGTAAATCGTGGGTACACTCTTATGTGGACCGCCGCGATAAAAAACATACGTATCGCCAATTGTGGATTACCCGTATCAACGCTGCCGTGCGCGAAGAAGGCTTAAGCTATTCTAAGTTCATTAACGGGCTTACGAAAGCCGGTATCACCTTAAACCGCAAAATGTTGTCTGAAATGGCGATTAAGGACCCCGTGTCTTTCAAACAACTCGTAGATGTAGCCAAGAAAGCTTAA
- the rpmI gene encoding 50S ribosomal protein L35 produces MPKMKNHSGAKKRFRLTAKGKYTHRKAGRKHLLTPVSASRKHDMRQTGVIEKNSINGRILQKQMPMAK; encoded by the coding sequence ATGCCTAAAATGAAAAACCACAGCGGAGCCAAAAAACGCTTTCGCTTAACAGCCAAGGGTAAATATACCCACCGCAAAGCCGGCAGAAAACATTTGCTTACGCCTGTTTCTGCTTCTCGTAAACACGACATGCGCCAAACCGGAGTGATTGAAAAGAACTCCATCAACGGACGCATCTTGCAGAAACAAATGCCGATGGCAAAATAA
- a CDS encoding type II secretion system protein: MKRKQGFTLIELLVVVLIIGILSAIALPQYQKAVKKADFAEAMLNLKTMGEAQQTCKLATGEDYCTFEEMGIDIGVAGNGGGISSIVSDLGRETKNFVYTSSPTNGTGLVAAEYKKEDVCICYFQDGHFELMTDDCNHPNKTSLNYFKLLNIPEENTACGCC; encoded by the coding sequence TGATTATTGGCATTTTGTCTGCCATTGCCTTGCCGCAATATCAAAAAGCTGTTAAAAAAGCTGACTTTGCAGAAGCTATGCTTAACCTAAAAACAATGGGAGAAGCACAACAAACATGCAAATTAGCTACTGGCGAGGATTATTGTACTTTTGAAGAAATGGGAATAGACATTGGTGTGGCAGGAAACGGCGGAGGAATAAGCTCAATAGTTTCTGATTTAGGTAGAGAAACAAAAAATTTTGTTTATACTTCTTCACCGACTAATGGTACTGGTTTAGTAGCAGCAGAATATAAAAAAGAAGATGTTTGTATCTGTTATTTCCAAGACGGACATTTCGAACTGATGACAGACGATTGTAATCATCCAAACAAAACTTCTTTAAATTACTTTAAATTATTAAATATACCTGAAGAAAATACCGCTTGTGGTTGCTGTTAA